One window of the Lodderomyces elongisporus chromosome 6, complete sequence genome contains the following:
- the MUM2 gene encoding muddled meiosis- protein — protein MYPIDPFDLSIDPNASSTIRDGVHPQEVRRHSFNGNNFQDTFDHSIGGGCQNVMSQQQYNYQYKNHLEPSSTKFWNSAPPPNAHANIGLLQHLNPIKESTTSSMEFHENIGYGMEDTSFDSSLARLSDSRINASRSSKSSVQPTSSGSLSHKYTKSSLINAPSYVPIQYTRNCGPGTGPGTGTGTGTGTGTGTGTVNSNYRYSATASSSGSAGMSSGTKYGGTEADKSSSTKNSLSTEQMKEELNKLKGEVLIKNQIIKNLTDQVRVMNKNRSKKMYVEVRDDSEQNTVSPLGGDASASASVGGGAGGAGGGTRLESATTYHIPVNHYQLFQDLSKTLEEKMTELDETNERLEIILISQDLVQKQGFASGINVEQLSQNLLYKLQNLQQENEELVEMVSFGNTTSLKIENGLLKREIRQLREKLGNRAEMDECKAIEDKDAKRKEKKL, from the exons ATGTAC CCCATTGATCCATTCGACCTTTCCATTGATCCAAATGCCTCTTCCACAATACGTGATGGAGTTCATCCACAAGAAGTTAGAAGACACCTGTTTAACGGAAATAATTTTCAGGACACATTTGACCATAGCATTGGTGGAGGTTGTCAAAATGTGATGTCTCAACAACAGTATAATTACCAGTACAAAAATCATCTTGAACCTTCGTCAACCAAGTTCTGGAACTCTGCACCGCCCCCAAATGCACATGCTAATATTGGTTTACTTCAGCATCTAAATCCAATAAAGGAATCAACCACAAGTAGCATGGAGTTTCATGAGAATATCGGTTACGGAATGGAAGATACTTCCTTTGACTCTAGTTTGGCAAGGCTTAGTGACTCGAGAATTAATGCTTCTAGACTGTCGAAGAGTCTGGTACAGCCAACAAGTTCGGGAAGTTTAAGCCACAAGTACACAAAATCACTGTTGATAAATGCCCCGAGTTATGTGCCTATACAATATACCAGAAACTGTGGTCCTGGTACTGGTCCTGGCACTGGCACTGGTACTGGTACTGGTACTGGTACTGGTACTGGTACTGTAAATTCAAATTATAGGTATTCCGCCACTGCTTCGTCCTCGGGGAGTGCAGGCATGAGTTCAGGAACAAAGTATGGAGGTACTGAAGCTGACAAGTCGAGCAGTACTAAAAACTCTTTGTCTACTGAGCAGATGAAAGAGGAGTTGAATAAGCTTAAAGGAGAGGTGTTGatcaaaaatcaaattatCAAGAATTTGACTGATCAAGTTCGTGTGATGAATAAAAACAGATCCAAAAAGATGTATGTTGAGGTTAGGGATGATTCAGAGCAAAATACAGTCTCTCCTCTTGGTGGGgatgcttctgcttctgcttctgttggtggtggagctggcggtgctggtggtggtacACGTCTTGAATCTGCCACCACGTATCATATCCCTGTAAATCATTATCAATTGTTTCAAGACTTATCCAAAACTCTTGAAGAGAAGATGACGGAGTTGGATGAGACAAACGAGAGGTTGGAGATTATACTCATTTCGCAAGACCTTGTACAGAAACAAGGCTTTGCTAGTGGAATTAATGTAGAGCAATTGAGTCAGAATTTGCTTTACAAATTGCAGAATTTGCAAcaggaaaatgaagaattgGTAGAGATGGTGAGTTTCGGTAACACCACAAGtttaaagattgaaaatggGCTCTTGAAGAGAGAAATTAGACAGTTGAGAGAGAAACTTGGAAACAGAGCAGAGATGGACGAGTGCAAAGCAATAGAGGATAAAgatgcaaaaagaaaagaaaagaagttaTGA
- the ASK10 gene encoding transcriptional activator: MNSNNNKQPFKFSKEKILPNSNPRSPFYSNLPPHDSKPIDTLIEFFKFWKYFIKSIIYYFKEILLVKELEANLNYQLINAVQFPGCKDLPQRILHDINIGIQKSNTTPTKEMRKTLSGTSLSSMNSNATAIGGAGAGNNNNSGAGAGGAGGNGITPMNSHNIPSGPITGASANGQRSMVAAGNTSGAAGNPGGGLEKGQRPGLFKTKSSSNQSFLKKNATNLHKRNTSLSSLNPLPHLANGQHHTHQQSQYQQYQQTQGGASTPPLITSQNTNDVQIPQHMFPENSLFTSLPALLLSSHHTAYTKNSKLHKDLATKLIPRLEVLLKQVSHKIKEIKNSLRNDSFANTDLSKEISQTGQVLSRYMTSIEIYCGSKPVIKDIKTEDENGTPIVEDGEFAALDDPLLLKLKVDSRLKTQLVFENYMFASYLNLQNISRDLFTYLLKELNLVVDKFGKLDLNTEFYQFLKTKISTSSTKDWEYFISHNPAFVNPYGETEFNPHRESRNFKVVDLPYAQSVQNKCIRFGTMYKKSKLMKSYTRNYYVLSCNYLHEFRFDNEVSTKKQNNSAKKEKIGGFIGYEDEPEKSYNLNDYAITVKDEGSYKFIMTKKSTKSKRTFKCLNEADFRSWFDDLSELLKFGSDHYARFAYIERKAMQNNGAGSGSGSGLSGAKLKKKVTDPELSSNSSTASSIAAAKGLKLQLDANNASVPALSGMFTPKIRTPQDSPSLNPSEINPFDDILNGIPNNGSTASFATSTRSSPSTTPKILSPNGSMVNFPIVSTNDGIGNKNSVNSVSHDDYLKLQQAFIKQQEEIMSLKTVEQANIEVIRSQLQSLQHTEKDHLAEDGHHSEGTGVGAGSGAGTGANGNAHAHGSESNNNGNGNGGLMVNKGSSNSLNSFVLQPNDVSVAQAAIDNLQNRDPEGGVTFNLGGGGEAYQVASGEGSENVSGSSSGQGSAEGSRRDIPTVFVSSGH; encoded by the coding sequence ATGAAttccaacaacaataaacaaCCATTTAAATTCTCAAAGGAGAAGATTTTGCCCAACTCAAACCCTCGTTCACCATTTTACAGCAATTTACCACCACATGACTCCAAACCAATTGACACTCTAATTgagtttttcaagttttggAAGTACTTTATCAAATCCATCATCTACTATTTCAAGGAGATTTTGTTGGTGAAGGAACTTGAAGCCAACTTAAACTACCAACTCATCAATGCAGTGCAATTTCCTGGGTGTAAAGACTTGCCACAGCGCATACTCCATGACATCAACATTGGTATACAAAAGAGCAATACTACACCTACAAAGGAGATGAGAAAAACCTTGTCTGGAACAAGTTTAAGCTCTATGAACAGCAATGCCACAGCtattggtggtgctggtgctggtaataacaataatagtggtgctggtgctggtggtgctggtggaaATGGCATCACCCCCATGAACTCACATAATATCCCCTCTGGTCCCATCACTGGCGCAAGCGCTAATGGACAACGTCTGATGGTAGCTGCTGGAAACACTAGTGGTGCTGCTGGCAATCCTGGTGGTGGTTTAGAGAAAGGACAACGTCCAGGATTGTTCAAGACAAAGTCAAGTTCAAACCAgagttttttgaaaaaaaatgcgaCAAATTTGCACAAGAGAAACACGTCACTATCGTCGTTGAACCCATTACCCCATTTGGCTAATGGTCAGCACCATACGCATCAGCAACTGCAATATCAGCAGTATCAACAAACACAAGGCGGAGCATCTACTCCGCCATTGATTACATCACAAAACACAAACGATGTACAGATTCCGCAACACATGTTTCCAGAAAACTCCTTGTTTACTAGTCTTCCCGCTTTGCTCTTGAGTTCGCATCACACAGCATATACCAAAAATAGCAAGTTGCACAAGGATCTTGCTACAAAATTGATTCCAAGATTAGAGGTCTTGTTGAAACAGGTTTCACACAAGATTAAGGAAATCAAAAACTCATTGCGCAATGATTCATTTGCAAATACTGACTTGTCAAAGGAAATTTCACAAACGGGACAAGTGTTGAGCAGGTACATGACCTCGATTGAGATTTATTGCGGCTCCAAGCCTGTTATTAAAGATATTAAAACCGAAGACGAGAATGGCACGccaattgttgaagatggCGAGTTTGCTGCATTGGATGATCCATTGCTCTTAAAACTCAAGGTTGATTCTAGATTAAAGACGCAAttggtttttgaaaattataTGTTTGCTTCATACttgaatttgcaaaatatcAGTCGCGACTTGTTTACATACTTGTTGAAGGAATTGAATTTGGTGGTTGATAAATTTGGCAAGTTGGATCTCAATACGGAGttttatcaatttttaAAGACAAAGATTAGTACTTCGTCCACCAAGGATTGGGAGTATTTTATTAGCCATAATCCTGCATTTGTGAACCCATACGGTGAAACTGAGTTTAATCCACATCGTGAAAGCAGAAACTTTAAAGTGGTGGATTTGCCATATGCACAATCGGTGCAAAATAAATGTATTCGGTTTGGTACCATGTACAAGAAGTCGAAATTGATGAAGAGTTACACTAGAAACTACTATGTTCTTTCATGTAACTACTTGCATGAATTTAGATTTGACAATGAAGTGAGTaccaaaaagcaaaataacTCGgcaaagaaggagaagattGGTGGATTTATTGGGTATGAGGATGAACCTGAAAAATCGTACAATTTGAATGATTATGCAATTACGGTGAAGGATGAAGGATCTTATAAATTTATCATGACTAAAAAATCCACCAAATCGAAACGTACTTTCAAGTGTTTGAATGAAGCTGATTTTAGGTCATGGTTTGATGATCTTTCTGAGTTATTGAAATTTGGCTCTGACCATTATGCGAGATTTGCCTATATTGAACGTAAGGCAATGCAGAATAATGGTGctggttctggttctggttctggtCTTTCAGGAGCAAAGCTCAAGAAGAAGGTTACCGATCCCGAGTTGAGCTCCAACTCATCGACTGCATCGTCTATTGCAGCTGCCAAGGGTCTCAAATTGCAACTTGATGCAAACAATGCTTCTGTGCCAGCACTTTCTGGTATGTTTACACCCAAGATTCGTACACCGCAAGATTCACCATCACTCAACCCTAGTGAAATTAATCCATTTGATGATATACTCAATGGTATACCAAATAATGGTAGTACCGCAAGTTTTGCCACATCTACAAGATCATCTCCTTCGACTACGCCAAAGATTCTTTCACCTAATGGCTCAATGGTAAATTTCCCAATAGTTTCAACCAATGACGGTATTGGCAACAAAAACAGTGTCAATTCTGTTTCTCATGATGATTATTTGAAATTGCAACAGGCATTTATTAAGCAACAGGAGGAGATTATGAGTTTAAAGACCGTTGAGCAGGCAAATATCGAGGTGATTAGATCGCAGTTGCAATCATTGCAACATACCGAGAAGGATCATTTAGCTGAAGATGGACATCATAGTGAAGGTACTGGTGTGGGTGCTGGCTCAGGTGCAGGTACTGGTGCAAATGGAAATGCACATGCACATGGAAGTGAAAGTAACAATAATGGaaatggtaatggtggaTTGATGGTGAACAAAGGGTCATCGAACAGTCTCAATTCCTTTGTTCTACAGCCAAACGATGTTTCTGTAGCACAAGCTGCTATTGATAATTTACAGAATCGTGACCCTGAGGGAGGAGTAACCTTTAATTTGGGCGGAGGAGGTGAAGCATATCAAGTTGCAAGTGGCGAAGGAAGTGAGAATGTAAGTGGACTGAGTAGTGGCCAAGGAAGTGCAGAGGGAAGTAGAAGAGATATCCCTACGGTATTTGTTAGTAGTGGACACTGA
- the ILV3 gene encoding dihydroxy-acid dehydratase ilv3, protein MKKKPLKLNKYSSVVTEDPSQGASQAMLYATGFSSEDFNRAQIGVGSVWWTGNPCNMHLMELNNMCAESVNKAGLKAMQFNSIGVSDGITNGTEGMKYSLQSREIIADSFETMTMAQLYDGNVAIPSCDKNMPGVLMAMGRHNRPAIMVYGGTIMPGSPTCGGSKSNPAIADKIDIISAFQSYGQFLSKQINEEERIDIVKNACPGPGACGGMYTANTMASAAEVLGLTLPFSSSAPAVSKEKAEECANVGYAIRNLLELDLKPRDILTKKSFENAITYIIATGGSTNAVLHMIAIASSFDIELTVDDFQRISDSTPLLADFKPSGKYVMADLQAIGGTPAVMKFLMNEGMIDGSQLTVTGKTIAENLANVPELPKGQEIIHSLDNPLKPSGHLQILKGTLAPGSAVAKITGKEGTYFKGKARVFDEEHAFITALENGEIKKGEKTVCVIRYEGPKGGPGMPEMLKPSSALMGYGLGQDVALLTDGRFSGGSHGFLIGHIVPEAAEGGPIALVEDGDEIVIDADKNIIDLLVSEDVLAKRREQWTPPEPRYKRGTLFKYAKLVSDASKGCVTDL, encoded by the exons ATGA aaaagaaaccatTGAAACTCAACAAGTACTCTTCCGTTGTCACCGAGGACCCTTCCCAAGGAGCATCGCAAGCAATGCTCTACGCCACAGGGTTCTCCTCCGAGGACTTTAACCGTGCACAAATCGGTGTCGGATCCGTTTGGTGGACCGGTAACCCTTGTAACATGCACTTGATGGAGTTAAACAATATGTGTGCAGAGTCAGTCAACAAGGCCGGTTTAAAAGCAATGCAATTCAACTCAATTGGTGTTAGTGATGGTATCACCAACGGTACAGAGGGTATGAAATACTCATTGCAATCACGTGAAATCATTGCTGACTCATTTGAAACAATGACCATGGCTCAATTATATGACGGTAATGTTGCCATCCCAAGTTGTGACAAGAATATGCCCGGTGTCCTTATGGCAATGGGTAGACACAATAGACCCGCCATTATGGTGTACGGAGGTACAATCATGCCCGGCTCACCAACTTGCGGTGGCTCAAAGCTGAATCCCGCCATTGCAGATAAGATTGACATTATCAGTGCTTTCCAAAGTTATGGACAATTCTTGTCCAAACAAATCAAcgaggaagaaagaattgaTATTGTGAAAAACGCATGTCCTGGACCAGGTGCTTGCGGTGGTATGTACACTGCCAACACTATGGCCTCTGCAGCCGAAGTCTTGGGTTTAACTTTAcctttttcatcatcggCACCAGCagtttcaaaagaaaaggccGAAGAGTGTGCCAACGTTGGGTACGCCATCAGAAACTTGCTTGAACTCGACTTGAAACCAAGAGACATTTTGACCAAAAAATCATTTGAAAACGCCATTACATACATCATTGCTACCGGTGGCTCAACAAATGCAGTTTTGCACATGATTGCCATTGCTTCAAGCTTCGATATCGAATTAACTGTTGACGATTTCCAAAGAATCAGTGACTCTACTCCACTTTTGGCTGACTTTAAACCATCTGGTAAATACGTTATGGCAGATTTGCAAGCTATTGGTGGTACACCAGCAGTTATGAAGTTTTTGATGAATGAAGGTATGATTGATGGTTCGCAATTGACTGTGACAGGTAAGACCATTGCTGAAAACTTGGCCAATGTTCCAGAATTGCCAAAGGGTCAAGAAATCATCCACTCATTGGACAACCCATTGAAACCAAGCGGTCACTTGCAAATCTTGAAAGGAACCTTGGCCCCAGGCTCAGCCGTTGCCAAGATTACTGGTAAAGAAGGTACTTACTTCAAAGGTAAAGCTAGAGTTTTTGACGAGGAACACGCATTTATCACTGCATTGGAAAATGGCGAGATCAAAAAGGGTGAAAAGACTGTTTGTGTCATTAGATACGAAGGACCAAAAGGTGGTCCAGGTATGCCAGAAATGTTGAAACCATCAAGTGCTTTGATGGGATACGGATTGGGACAAGATGTTGCCTTATTGACCGATGGTAGATTTTCTGGTGGTTCACACGGATTCTTGATTGGTCACATTGTCCCCGAGGCAGCCGAAGGTGGTCCAATTGCTCTTGTTGAGGATGGCGATGAGATTGTTATTGATGCCGACAAGAACATCATTGACTTGTTGGTGAGCGAAGACGTCTTGGCCAAGAGAAGAGAGCAATGGACTCCACCTGAACCCAGATACAAAAGAGGTACATTGTTCAAATATGCCAAATTGGTTAGTGATGCTTCCAAAGGATGTGTTACTGACTTGTAA
- the apm1 gene encoding AP-1 adaptor complex mu subunit Apm1, giving the protein MASQIHFLDIKGKPLLSRDYKGDIPPNTIEKFPMLLLELENTIDDGEYKPFINDQGINYIFINHNNLYICALTRKNENIMTIIIFLSKMIDVMTQYFKSLEEESIRDNFVIIYELLDEMMDFGIVQTTDFKILKEYITQDYYSLIKSTPTHLVAPPNALTNAVSWRKDGISYKKNEAFLDVVESINMLITAKGQVLNSEILGEIKIKSHLSGMPDLRLGLNDKGIFTSNNNGAGGENGASNSGKNVEMEDIKFHQCVRLSKFENEKIITFIPPDGEFTLMSYRLSSAQFLSKPLILVDCKTKMHKHSRIEIVCTVRAQIKKKSTANNVEVIIPIPDDADSPKFNPEYGSVKWIPEKSCLVWKLKTFPGGKSFTMSAELGLPAVMDDTENILSKKPIKVNFSIPYFTTSGIQVRYLRINEPKLQYQSYPWVRYITKSGEDYIVRTR; this is encoded by the coding sequence ATGGCTTCGCAGATTCACTTTTTGGATATCAAGGGTAAACCTTTACTATCGCGAGATTACAAGGGCGATATCCCACCAAacacaattgaaaaattccCCATGTTATTATTGGAGTTGGAAAATACCATCGATGATGGAGAGTATAAGCCGTTTATAAATGATCAAGGAATCAATTACATTTTCATTAATCACAATAACTTGTACATCTGTGCACTTacaagaaagaatgaaaatatAATGACAATAATCATATTCCTATCCAAGATGATTGATGTCATGACCCAATATTTCAAGTCTTTAGAGGAGGAAAGTATAAGAGACAACTTTGTAATCATATATGAGCTCTTGGACGAAATGATGGACTTTGGCATCGTGCAAACCACCGACTTTAAGATTTTGAAGGAGTACATTACTCAAGATTATTACTCGTTGATCAAAAGTACACCAACGCATCTTGTAGCTCCACCTAATGCACTTACAAATGCTGTTAGTTGGAGGAAAGATGGCATTTCTTATAAGAAAAACGAAGCATTTTTGGATGTTGTGGAGAGTATCAACATGCTCATCACCGCAAAAGGTCAAGTTTTGAATAGCGAGATTTTGGGAGAGATCAAGATCAAGAGTCATTTAAGTGGAATGCCCGATTTGCGGTTAGGATTAAATGATAAAGGGATATTCACATCAAATAATAATGGAGCTGGAGGCGAGAACGGAGCATCCAATTCAGGAAAAAATGTTGAGATGGAAGATATCAAGTTCCATCAATGTGTTCGCTTGTCCAAGTTTGAGAATGAAAAGATTATCACATTCATTCCACCTGATGGCGAGTTTACACTAATGTCATACCGTTTATCGCTGGCGCAGTTTTTATCAAAACCATTAATCCTTGTTGATTGTAAGACCAAGATGCATAAACATTCAAGAATTGAGATTGTATGTACTGTGAGGGCACAGATCAAGAAAAAGTCTACAGCAAATAATGTCGAGGTCATTATCCCCATCCCGGATGACGCAGACTCGCCAAAGTTCAATCCCGAATATGGCTCTGTTAAATGGATACCTGAAAAGTCATGCCTCGTATGGAAATTAAAGACATTCCCTGGTGGTAAGCTGTTCACAATGAGTGCTGAGTTGGGTCTTCCTGCAGTGATGGACGATACCGAAAACATTTTAAGCAAAAAGCCAATCAAGGtcaatttctcaattcCGTATTTCACCACAAGTGGGATCCAAGTTCGTTACCTCAGGATCAATGAACCAAAATTACAATACCAATCATATCCTTGGGTTAGGTACATTACGAAATCTGGCGAGGATTATATAGTACGAACTAGGTAA
- the PRP22 gene encoding DEAH-box ATP-dependent RNA helicase prp22, giving the protein MSTKYVISKHLGPLDSENQQLISDFLGNLVFSKSGVPVSFETFHAKVKANGGDDFSKEFVKEFYDVKIKNLETGRNGDSNLNNNLKSTSNNISSNTFNDRNFYNKRPREEDDDDDEMEEKEEQENEHKINSKGIESKRKQKIHQGYVTSLQPYGAFISFDNKSGLCHVSQIDIDGNPISHPSDVLYQNQLVNFIIVDEKVERGRTKYSLSMRGVVQDEVEEEEPHIQNVKNNEKEEEKKEKEEGKKIEKEEVEYERATHREVEQDKDKNLGENPPHALKEAKSEEHDAGISLTSTAPTSDSKDTATTNSQATEDYDPLIADSVNIPHDSLFGGSNINSVLNMENSLPVAIEHGSALARQFREEKAKKQKVRDKVSRSVEENDPLYVKKEKPEQEDEQLKQSMASFKKNKPKKLIKQSRKSIQELRKSLPIYKMKRDLINQIRDNQFLVIVGETGSGKTTQIVQYIYEVGLNQSKIIGCTQPRRVAATSVARRVAEEMDVHLGGLVGYNVRFDDKTSTNTKIKYLTDGMLLREALTDPSLSKYSVIMLDEAHERTIATDVLFGLLKKAAKANPNLKVIVTSATLDSNKFSKFFNSCPVINIPGRTFPVDIVYTNKPEMDYLAAAIDSVCQIHISEPAGDILVFLTGQEEIEVASEILQERMKMLQPNDPSMIILPCYSSLPSDEQSRIFEETPAGMRKVVLATNIAETSLTIDGIKYVVDSGYCKLNLQDVTSGLDMLKICPISQAQASQRSGRAGRTGPGKCYRLYTESIYSKLAPSSTPEIRRRNLASSVLMLKAMHLSTFEWMDPPSMQAVNAAYKQLKQLKALDEKSEITKLGVDLSKIPTEPSLAKCILLSEEMGCTMEMLAIVAMLSIQNVFHRPKAQRKLADQVIARWTHSISDHITLLRVYTEFVKVESARKLDWCKRNFVQHSSLRKAQQIVEQLRSICRFNNRDLQSKQKERIILNCLTNGLSQIQIDGSNRDLISRRFKTGDTVVTTGRHATLVPRKRRRRLGRR; this is encoded by the coding sequence ATGTCAACGAAATATGTGATACTGAAACACTTGGGACCATTAGATAGTGAGAATCAGCAATTAATATCAGACTTTTTGGGGAATTTGGTCTTTTCGAAATCTGGTGTACCGGTTCTGTTTGAAACATTCCATGCAAAAGTTAAAGCAAATGGTGGCGATGACTTTAGCAAAGAGTTTGTGAAAGAGTTTTATGAtgtgaaaataaagaatttaGAGACCGGCAGAAACGGTGATAGCAATCTCAATAACAATCTAAAGagcaccagcaacaacattaGTAGTAACACTTTTAACGACCGCAATTTTTATAACAAACGACCGcgagaagaagatgatgatgatgatgaaatggaggagaaagaagaacaagagaaTGAGCATAAGATTAATAGTAAGGGGATAGAAAGTAAAcggaaacaaaagattcaCCAAGGATATGTCACATCTCTCCAACCCTATGGAGCTTTTATATCATTCGATAATAAATCGGGATTATGCCATGTTTCACAAATTGACATTGATGGAAATCCTATTTCCCACCCTAGTGATGTGCTTTATCAAAACCAGTTGGTGAATTTCATTATTGTGgatgaaaaagttgaaagagGACGTACAAAGTACTCTTTGTCAATGAGAGGGGTAGTGCAAGACGAggtggaggaggaagaaccACATATCCAGAACGTCAAAAAcaacgaaaaagaagaagaaaagaaagagaaagaagaagggaaaAAGATCGAGAAAGAGGAGGTGGAATACGAACGAGCGACACACAGGGAAGTTGAACAGGACAAGGATAAAAACTTAGGTGAAAATCCTCCACATGCTTTGAAAGAAGCGAAACTGGAAGAGCATGATGCGGGAATATCTTTGACTTCAACTGCTCCCACCTCTGACTCAAAAGACACTGCCACCACTAATTCCCAGGCCACAGAAGACTATGATCCTCTAATTGCTGATAGTGTCAATATACCTCACGATTCACTATTTGGTGGATCCAATATCAATAGTGTTCTCAATATGGAGAACAGTCTCCCCGTTGCGATTGAACACGGATCAGCACTTGCTCGTCAGTTTCGTGAAGAAAAAgcgaaaaagcaaaaagtaAGAGACAAGGTTTCCAGATcagttgaagaaaatgacCCTTTATAcgtaaagaaagaaaagccTGAACAGGAGGATGAACAACTAAAGCAATCTATGGCTTCattcaaaaagaacaagccCAAAAAACTTATCAAGCAAAGTAGGAAATCTATTCAAGAACTACGCAAGTCTCTACCTATCTACAAAATGAAGCGAGATCTTATAAACCAAATTCGAGATAATCAATTCTTGGTAATAGTAGGTGAGACTGGTTCCGGTAAGACCACCCAGATTGTCCAATACATCTACGAAGTAGGTTTAAATCAGTCCAAAATCATTGGGTGTACGCAACCACGTCGAGTTGCAGCAACTTCAGTTGCACGACGTGTGGCTGAAGAAATGGATGTGCATTTGGGTGGCTTAGTTGGATACAATGTTCGTTTTGACGACAAGACCTCGACAAACACAAAGATCAAGTATCTCACAGATGGTATGCTTCTTCGAGAAGCTCTAACTGATCCAAGCTTATCCAAGTACTCTGTCATCATGCTAGATGAAGCACACGAGCGAACCATTGCCACCGATGTGTTATTTGGTCTTCTCAAAAAGGCAGCAAAAGCTAATCCCAATTTGAAAGTGATTGTTACTTCTGCCACGCTTGATTCAAACAAATTCtcaaagtttttcaattcgTGTCCAGTAATAAATATTCCTGGTCGTACTTTCCCAGTTGATATTGTTTACACAAACAAGCCTGAAATGGATTACTTGGCCGCAGCAATAGACTCGGTATGTCAGATCCATATTTCTGAGCCCGCGGGTGATATTTTGGTATTTCTCACAGGTCAAGAGGAGATTGAAGTTGCATCGGAGATTCTTCAAGAACGTATGAAGATGTTGCAACCAAATGATCCACTGATGATTATTCTTCCTTGTTATAGCTCGCTTCCAAGTGATGAACAGCTGCGTATCTTTGAGGAGACGCCTGCAGGGATGCGCAAAGTGGTGCTTGCAACAAATATAGCTGAGACGTCATTGACTATAGATGGGATTAAATATGTCGTGGACTCTGGGTATTGCAAATTAAATTTACAAGACGTAACACTGGGGCTTGATATGCTCAAGATTTGCCCCATTTCACAAGCACAAGCATCGCAAAGAAGTGGTAGAGCTGGTCGTACTGGACCTGGTAAGTGCTATCGTTTGTATACAGAGTCCATTTATAGTAAGCTAGCTCCATCATCAACGCCAGAGATTCGTCGTCGAAACCTTGCATCGTCGGTATTAATGTTAAAAGCAATGCATCTTTCTACGTTTGAATGGATGGATCCACCGTCGATGCAAGCAGTCAACGCGGCATATAAGCAATTGAAGCAACTCAAGGCATTGGATGAGAAACTGGAAATCACCAAGCTTGGGGTTGACCTTTCCAAGATCCCTACTGAGCCTAGTTTGGCAAAGTGTATTCTACTTAGTGAAGAAATGGGTTGTACTATGGAAATGCTCGCTATTGTCGCTATGCTAAGCATCCAGAATGTGTTTCATCGACCAAAAGCTCAGCGGAAGTTGGCGGACCAGGTGATTGCAAGATGGACACATTCGATAAGTGATCATATAACTCTTTTACGAGTATACACAGAGTTTGTTAAAGTGGAAAGTGCGAGAAAGTTGGATTGGTGTAAACGAAACTTTGTTCAGCACTCGTCGCTTCGCAAGGCACAACAAATTGTTGAACAGTTGAGGTCGATATGTCGCTTCAACAATAGAGATTTGCAAAGTAAGCAGAAGGAGAGGATAATACTCAACTGTTTGACAAACGGATTGAGTCAAATACAGATTGACGGAAGCAATAGAGATTTGATCTCTAGAAGATTCAAAACAGGCGATACCGTGGTAACTACTGGCCGTCATGCCACATTGGTGCCcaggaaaaggagaagaagattaGGGCGCAGGTGA